In Aristaeella hokkaidonensis, the following are encoded in one genomic region:
- the pap gene encoding polyphosphate:AMP phosphotransferase, which produces MLQDFEKCKPEDKDTLNAEIKELRARLIATQQLLREKKLPVLVLIEGWAAAGKGSLIKEIISEIDPRFYNVVSPAVIPESESRYPFLYPYASAIPENGKLIFLDSGWMENVVRKQLRLEISKEEYKRRVRAVNEFERQLRDGGYLVLKIFLHIDKKEQFERLNALTESADTEWRVTADDLWQHREYKQFMKAYDDFMEKTDETVKWHILDGTKKKAAVRDAMKLLVEKIDKALEKGRYTGEPFEEEFPLLKMPKLSEVDLSPAIEEEEYKKELKKLQKRLSELHNVIYRKKIPVILCYEGWDAAGKGGNIRRVAYPLDPRGFDVHPIASPEPHELNRQYLWRFWTRLPRTGHICIFDRTWYGRVMVERLEGFCSEKDWKRAYNEINEFERQLTDWGAVLLKFWIHIDQDTQLARFNERQNTPEKQWKITEEDWRNREKWPQYETAVDEMLQKTSTENAPWFIIESNDKHYARIKALRIIVEALEKACESHFENTYG; this is translated from the coding sequence ATGCTTCAGGATTTTGAGAAATGCAAACCAGAGGATAAAGATACCCTCAACGCGGAAATCAAAGAGCTGCGTGCCCGCCTGATTGCCACACAGCAGCTGTTGCGGGAGAAAAAGCTGCCGGTGCTGGTGCTGATCGAAGGCTGGGCCGCAGCCGGCAAAGGCAGCCTCATCAAGGAGATTATCAGCGAGATCGATCCCCGCTTCTATAATGTGGTTTCCCCGGCCGTGATTCCGGAAAGTGAATCCCGGTATCCTTTCCTGTACCCCTATGCCTCCGCGATCCCGGAAAACGGAAAGCTCATCTTCCTGGATTCCGGCTGGATGGAGAACGTGGTGCGCAAGCAGCTGCGGCTGGAGATTTCCAAGGAGGAATATAAGCGCCGGGTCCGGGCTGTGAACGAGTTTGAGCGCCAGCTGCGGGACGGCGGCTACCTGGTGCTGAAGATCTTCCTGCACATCGATAAAAAGGAGCAGTTTGAGCGCCTGAACGCCCTGACGGAAAGCGCGGATACCGAGTGGCGGGTCACTGCGGACGACCTGTGGCAGCACCGGGAGTACAAGCAGTTCATGAAGGCTTATGACGACTTCATGGAAAAGACTGATGAAACCGTGAAGTGGCATATCCTGGACGGCACAAAGAAAAAGGCCGCTGTCCGGGACGCCATGAAGCTGCTGGTGGAAAAGATCGACAAGGCGCTGGAAAAGGGCCGCTATACCGGCGAACCCTTTGAGGAAGAATTCCCCCTGCTGAAGATGCCCAAGCTTTCCGAGGTGGACCTGTCCCCCGCCATTGAGGAAGAGGAATATAAGAAAGAGCTGAAGAAGCTGCAGAAACGCCTGAGCGAGCTGCACAACGTCATTTACCGTAAGAAGATCCCTGTGATCCTCTGCTATGAGGGCTGGGACGCCGCCGGCAAGGGCGGCAACATCCGCCGGGTTGCCTATCCGCTGGATCCCCGGGGCTTTGACGTGCATCCCATTGCCTCCCCCGAACCCCACGAACTGAACCGCCAGTACCTCTGGCGTTTCTGGACACGGCTGCCTCGCACCGGGCACATCTGCATCTTTGACCGCACCTGGTACGGCCGGGTCATGGTGGAACGGCTGGAAGGTTTCTGCTCTGAGAAGGACTGGAAACGGGCCTATAACGAGATCAACGAGTTTGAGCGCCAGCTGACCGACTGGGGCGCCGTGCTGCTCAAGTTCTGGATCCACATTGACCAGGATACCCAGCTGGCCCGGTTCAACGAGCGGCAGAACACCCCGGAAAAACAGTGGAAGATCACCGAAGAGGACTGGCGGAACCGGGAAAAGTGGCCCCAGTATGAAACCGCGGTGGACGAAATGCTCCAGAAAACCAGCACGGAAAACGCCCCCTGGTTCATCATAGAATCCAACGACAAACACTACGCCCGGATCAAAGCCCTGCGGATTATTGTGGAAGCGCTGGAAAAAGCCTGCGAATCCCACTTTGAAAACACCTATGGCTGA
- a CDS encoding glycoside hydrolase family 3 protein, whose protein sequence is MEKWIRARYLPGIPLGKDGKRVTAGKENIVLSRRAAGEGMVLLKNQGVLPLRHGCRVALFGKASADYVKGGGGSGDVTVAYVRDMFDGMIEVMGEEAVYPGTMKYYRNYVAAQYEDHWVPGMVAEPPVPEVLLQEAREFTDTAVISISRFSGEDWDRKSDRAKITRKDPVTGDAVSMSDVLFERGDFYLSDAERTMVETVSQAFDKVIVVLNTGGMMETACFRNNPRIQGLLLAFQGGMEGACAAAELLAGVTCPSGKLPDTLAENLDDYPGCVDFYDSDTYVNYTEDIYVGYRYFETIAGAAEKVVYPFGFGLSYTRFSLSEQQVSFTEDEVEVRVKVTNDGGCPGREVVQVYFSAPQGLLGKPAKELAGYRKTKLLAPGETEEIAIRFPLSQMASYDDLGKVVRSARVLEKGEYRFFIGTSVRDGAWAEETWILAEDRVTEQLTARMVPTNLEKRLRADGSYEELPTAPCNDFNYTALAPMTPEVLFANPETRAIPRISHFAPKDGMKLKDVAEGKMTLEAFVAALPAEDLAALLGGQPNVGLANTFGYGNNPVYGIPNIMTADGPAGIRFHKNIGVTTTAFPCSTLLAASWDPELCGEVGTAVAQEAKENNIMVWLAPGVNIHRNPLCGRNFEYYSEDPLLAGKQAAGLVRGVQSEHIAATPKHFALNNKETNRRNCDARVSERAIREIYLRQFEIVVKEAHPWSLMSSYNIVNGHRASEYKDMLTGILREEWGFDGMVTTDWWTLGEHYKEVAAGNDMKMATGFPERLLEALEKGVLTREEMEKAAINVLRLILRID, encoded by the coding sequence ATGGAGAAGTGGATTCGCGCGCGTTATCTGCCCGGTATTCCCCTTGGAAAAGACGGAAAGCGGGTAACCGCAGGCAAGGAAAATATTGTCCTTTCCCGCAGGGCTGCGGGGGAAGGTATGGTGCTGCTCAAAAACCAGGGCGTTCTGCCGCTGCGGCATGGCTGCAGGGTGGCGCTCTTCGGTAAAGCGTCCGCGGACTATGTCAAGGGCGGCGGCGGAAGCGGTGACGTGACCGTGGCCTACGTCCGGGACATGTTTGACGGGATGATTGAAGTAATGGGCGAGGAAGCCGTTTATCCGGGCACCATGAAGTATTACCGGAACTATGTGGCCGCCCAGTATGAGGATCACTGGGTGCCGGGTATGGTGGCGGAGCCGCCGGTGCCGGAAGTCCTGCTGCAGGAAGCCCGGGAGTTTACGGATACCGCCGTTATCTCCATCAGCCGTTTCTCCGGCGAGGACTGGGATCGGAAGTCTGACCGGGCGAAGATCACCCGGAAGGATCCGGTGACCGGCGACGCGGTCAGTATGAGCGACGTGCTCTTTGAACGGGGGGATTTCTATCTTTCCGACGCAGAGCGCACTATGGTGGAAACTGTCAGCCAAGCCTTTGACAAGGTCATCGTGGTGCTGAATACCGGCGGGATGATGGAAACTGCCTGCTTCCGGAACAATCCCCGGATCCAGGGCCTGCTCCTGGCCTTCCAGGGCGGCATGGAGGGAGCCTGCGCCGCGGCGGAGCTGCTGGCCGGCGTGACCTGCCCTTCCGGCAAACTGCCGGATACCCTGGCGGAAAATCTGGATGATTATCCCGGATGTGTGGATTTTTATGACAGCGACACCTATGTGAACTATACAGAGGATATCTACGTCGGCTACCGGTACTTTGAGACCATTGCCGGGGCGGCGGAGAAAGTGGTTTATCCCTTCGGTTTCGGCCTCAGCTACACCCGCTTCTCCCTCTCGGAGCAGCAGGTGAGCTTCACGGAGGACGAGGTTGAAGTCCGGGTGAAGGTGACCAATGACGGAGGCTGCCCGGGCCGGGAGGTTGTGCAGGTTTACTTCAGCGCGCCCCAGGGCCTGCTGGGCAAGCCGGCGAAGGAACTGGCCGGATACAGGAAGACAAAGCTCCTGGCGCCCGGTGAGACGGAAGAGATTGCAATCCGTTTCCCGCTTTCCCAGATGGCCAGCTATGACGACCTGGGCAAGGTGGTCCGTTCCGCCCGCGTGCTGGAAAAGGGCGAATACCGGTTCTTCATCGGCACCAGCGTCCGGGACGGCGCCTGGGCAGAGGAAACCTGGATTCTGGCGGAAGACCGGGTGACCGAACAGCTGACTGCCCGCATGGTGCCCACTAACCTGGAGAAGCGTCTCCGGGCGGACGGCAGCTATGAGGAGCTGCCCACTGCCCCCTGCAATGATTTCAACTATACCGCGCTGGCACCCATGACGCCGGAAGTGCTCTTTGCCAATCCGGAGACCCGGGCGATTCCGCGGATCAGCCATTTTGCCCCCAAGGACGGCATGAAGCTGAAGGACGTGGCGGAAGGGAAGATGACCCTGGAGGCCTTTGTGGCCGCGCTGCCGGCGGAAGACCTGGCGGCCCTGCTGGGCGGACAGCCCAATGTGGGCCTGGCAAACACCTTCGGCTATGGTAACAACCCGGTTTACGGCATTCCCAACATCATGACGGCGGACGGCCCTGCGGGCATCCGCTTCCATAAGAACATCGGCGTGACCACCACCGCCTTCCCCTGCTCCACGCTGCTGGCAGCTTCCTGGGATCCGGAACTGTGTGGCGAGGTAGGTACCGCGGTGGCGCAGGAAGCCAAGGAAAACAACATCATGGTCTGGCTGGCGCCCGGGGTGAACATTCACCGGAACCCGCTGTGCGGCCGGAACTTTGAGTATTATTCCGAGGATCCGCTGCTGGCGGGCAAGCAGGCCGCGGGCCTGGTACGGGGCGTACAGAGCGAGCATATCGCGGCCACGCCGAAGCACTTTGCCCTGAACAACAAGGAAACCAACCGCCGCAACTGCGACGCCCGGGTTTCCGAGCGGGCCATCCGGGAAATCTACCTGCGGCAGTTTGAGATCGTGGTGAAGGAAGCCCATCCCTGGTCCCTCATGTCCAGCTACAACATCGTGAACGGCCACCGGGCCAGCGAATACAAGGACATGCTGACCGGCATCCTCCGGGAGGAGTGGGGCTTTGACGGCATGGTGACCACCGACTGGTGGACCCTGGGCGAGCACTACAAGGAAGTGGCGGCCGGAAACGACATGAAGATGGCCACCGGCTTCCCGGAAAGGCTGCTGGAGGCCCTGGAGAAGGGCGTGCTGACGCGGGAAGAAATGGAAAAAGCCGCAATCAACGTTCTGCGGCTGATCCTGAGGATTGACTGA
- a CDS encoding GNAT family N-acetyltransferase yields the protein MALRFTWTDGNDKVFRDFYLITEAYYSRIVGGEENRRQFIPYNLSSAVEDVLLVYRNGTPVGCAGLKRYSDTDVEIKRVWVEPACRGRRIATLMMAILEDKAKARGCRRTVLQTREIMKDAVALYTKLGYQRIDNYPPYDKLEGAVCFAKEL from the coding sequence ATGGCACTGAGATTCACATGGACTGACGGAAATGACAAGGTTTTCAGGGATTTTTACCTGATCACGGAAGCGTATTACAGCCGGATTGTCGGCGGAGAGGAGAACCGGCGGCAGTTTATCCCTTACAACCTGTCTTCCGCGGTGGAAGACGTGCTGCTGGTATACAGGAACGGAACCCCGGTGGGCTGCGCCGGGCTGAAACGGTATTCTGATACGGATGTTGAGATCAAGCGGGTCTGGGTGGAACCGGCCTGCAGGGGACGCCGGATCGCTACCCTGATGATGGCGATCCTGGAAGATAAGGCAAAAGCGAGGGGCTGCAGGCGGACGGTGCTGCAGACCCGGGAGATCATGAAGGACGCCGTTGCGCTTTATACGAAACTGGGCTATCAACGGATTGACAACTACCCTCCGTATGACAAGCTGGAGGGCGCGGTATGCTTCGCGAAGGAGCTTTGA
- a CDS encoding PEP/pyruvate-binding domain-containing protein — protein MAAFDRVLSGIPALDQVLDNIRMGDNVVWRVSDLDEFRRFADPFVEQAKKDGRNIIYFRFASHPELVPECPEVKRICVPLSHRFETFTVEIHKAIEQEGRDAFYVFDCLSELQTAWATDLMMGNFFRVTCPFLFILDTVAFFPIIRGRHSFNAITKIMNTTQLFLDVYSDAGRETVYIRPQKVWNRSSETMFLPHLYKPTEGTIRPIQDGVQTSRFYQVMNSYQRTLEEQYVDSWDRFFTQAKVLHENRIPVEEQCGRMCNIMMTRDERLRVLVKKHFKPEDYFRVRDHMVGTGMVGGKTCGMLLARAIIRNLAPDIDSVLEPHDSFYVGSDVFYTYIVDNDFWDIRVRQRTEEGYFPLAGELAERLRTGHFSREIQEQFTHILEYYGQDPYIVRSSSILEDGFDNAFAGKYESVFCANRGTPEERLEEFENAVRTVYASSASLSALDYRKRRGLDKRDEQMALLVMRVSGSAYGSYYMPCAAGVGYSFSPYKFLNDIDSSAGMLRLVAGLGTSAVDRTEGSYPRLVSLDKPEVTNFTTVAEKHQFSQRKAEVVDLKTRSLNRVPLDDLEPVLPAYVKNQVLEHDTEAEASLHERGVWRNICFISCLGLVRNREMMEKMQRMMQLIQKEYGEPVDIEFTINVSESREYMINLLQCRPLQVFKDGGGVAVPENVPAEDILLETRHASMGLSRQVKVDRIVYVDPVKYYQLPYNEKTAIAALIGRINWKYRDTGMHLMLLVPGRIGTSSPELGVPTAFSDISGFDAVCEIAESRTGYNPELSYGSHIFQDLVEAQILYTAVFPGERTIHFRPELLRQVPNRIGEIPGGEEKQDVVCLADVSALDCRLYHDLTNEHILLKF, from the coding sequence ATGGCTGCGTTTGACCGGGTGCTTTCGGGTATTCCGGCGCTGGATCAGGTGCTGGACAATATCCGGATGGGAGACAATGTGGTCTGGCGTGTGTCAGACCTGGATGAATTCCGCCGTTTCGCGGATCCCTTTGTGGAACAGGCGAAGAAGGACGGGCGGAACATCATCTATTTCCGGTTTGCGAGCCATCCGGAGCTGGTGCCGGAGTGCCCGGAGGTCAAGCGGATCTGTGTGCCGCTGTCCCACCGGTTTGAAACCTTCACGGTGGAGATCCACAAGGCGATTGAGCAGGAAGGCCGGGACGCTTTCTACGTGTTTGACTGCCTTTCTGAGCTGCAGACTGCCTGGGCCACAGACCTGATGATGGGCAACTTCTTCCGGGTCACCTGTCCCTTCCTGTTTATCCTGGATACGGTGGCCTTTTTCCCGATCATCCGGGGCAGGCATTCCTTTAACGCGATCACCAAGATCATGAACACCACCCAGCTGTTCCTGGATGTATATTCAGATGCCGGGCGGGAAACGGTGTATATCCGTCCCCAGAAGGTGTGGAACCGGAGTTCCGAAACCATGTTCCTGCCGCATCTGTACAAGCCGACGGAGGGAACGATCAGACCCATCCAGGACGGCGTGCAGACCAGCCGCTTCTACCAGGTGATGAACAGCTACCAGCGCACGCTGGAGGAGCAGTATGTGGACTCCTGGGACCGGTTCTTCACCCAGGCGAAGGTGCTGCATGAAAACCGCATTCCCGTGGAGGAACAGTGCGGCCGGATGTGCAACATCATGATGACCCGGGATGAGCGGCTGCGGGTGCTGGTCAAGAAGCATTTCAAGCCGGAAGACTATTTCCGGGTACGGGATCACATGGTGGGTACTGGCATGGTGGGTGGCAAGACCTGCGGCATGCTGCTGGCCCGGGCGATCATCCGGAACCTGGCGCCGGACATTGACAGTGTGCTGGAACCCCACGATTCCTTCTATGTGGGGTCCGACGTGTTCTATACCTACATTGTGGATAACGACTTCTGGGATATCCGGGTCCGGCAGCGGACGGAGGAGGGGTACTTCCCCCTGGCCGGGGAGCTGGCGGAGCGGTTGCGGACCGGGCATTTCTCCCGGGAGATCCAGGAGCAGTTCACTCATATCCTGGAGTATTACGGGCAGGATCCCTATATCGTCCGATCCAGCAGTATCCTGGAGGACGGTTTTGACAACGCCTTCGCGGGCAAATATGAATCCGTGTTCTGCGCCAACCGGGGCACGCCGGAGGAGCGGCTGGAAGAGTTTGAGAACGCGGTGCGGACAGTATATGCCAGCTCCGCAAGCCTATCCGCCCTGGACTACCGGAAACGCCGGGGACTGGATAAGCGGGATGAGCAGATGGCCCTGCTGGTGATGCGGGTTTCCGGCTCGGCCTATGGGTCCTACTATATGCCCTGCGCCGCGGGCGTGGGCTACTCCTTCAGCCCCTACAAGTTCCTGAACGATATTGATTCCTCCGCAGGCATGCTGCGGCTGGTGGCAGGCCTGGGCACTTCCGCCGTGGACCGTACGGAAGGTTCCTATCCGCGGCTGGTGAGCCTGGACAAGCCGGAGGTGACCAACTTTACCACCGTGGCGGAGAAGCATCAGTTTTCCCAGCGGAAGGCGGAGGTTGTGGACCTGAAAACCCGGAGCCTGAACCGGGTGCCCCTGGACGACCTGGAACCGGTGCTGCCGGCCTATGTGAAGAACCAGGTGCTGGAGCATGACACGGAGGCGGAGGCTTCGCTGCATGAGCGGGGCGTCTGGCGGAATATCTGTTTTATCTCCTGCCTGGGCCTGGTCCGGAACCGGGAGATGATGGAGAAGATGCAGCGGATGATGCAGCTGATCCAGAAGGAATACGGCGAGCCGGTGGATATCGAGTTCACGATCAACGTATCGGAAAGCCGGGAGTACATGATCAACCTCCTGCAGTGCAGGCCGCTGCAGGTGTTCAAGGACGGCGGGGGAGTCGCCGTGCCGGAGAATGTGCCGGCGGAGGATATTCTGCTGGAAACGCGGCATGCCTCCATGGGCCTGTCCCGCCAGGTGAAGGTGGATCGGATTGTCTATGTGGATCCGGTGAAGTATTACCAACTGCCCTATAACGAAAAGACGGCAATTGCCGCCCTGATCGGCCGGATCAACTGGAAATACAGGGACACAGGGATGCATTTGATGCTGCTGGTGCCCGGACGGATCGGGACCTCCTCGCCGGAGCTGGGCGTGCCCACGGCCTTCTCGGATATCAGCGGGTTTGACGCGGTGTGCGAGATCGCTGAAAGCCGGACCGGGTACAACCCGGAACTGTCCTACGGCAGCCATATTTTCCAGGATTTAGTGGAGGCGCAGATTCTCTATACCGCGGTCTTCCCGGGAGAGCGGACCATCCACTTCCGGCCGGAACTGCTGCGGCAGGTACCGAACCGCATCGGGGAGATACCCGGCGGGGAGGAAAAGCAGGACGTGGTCTGCCTGGCAGACGTCAGCGCCCTGGACTGCCGGCTGTATCATGACCTGACCAATGAACATATCCTGCTGAAGTTCTGA
- a CDS encoding GNAT family N-acetyltransferase, producing MAIKNAEDGASIPYYGLLGQEIICEATAVLKPEYVQNGEGLADEHTAYLCAFRTNEAYRGQGYFSALMKFMLEDLRRKGYTKVTVGVEPEEETNRQIYDHWGFSEFIKSSRESYPDGTEIEVEYYGKRL from the coding sequence ATGGCCATCAAAAACGCGGAGGACGGCGCCAGCATCCCGTATTACGGATTACTTGGACAGGAGATTATCTGCGAGGCTACAGCGGTTCTGAAACCGGAATATGTGCAGAACGGCGAAGGACTGGCGGACGAGCATACGGCGTATCTGTGCGCCTTCAGGACAAACGAGGCTTACCGGGGACAAGGATACTTCTCAGCACTCATGAAGTTCATGCTGGAGGATCTCCGGCGGAAGGGATATACAAAGGTGACAGTGGGCGTGGAGCCGGAAGAGGAAACCAACCGGCAGATCTATGACCACTGGGGATTCAGCGAGTTTATCAAAAGCTCGCGGGAAAGCTATCCAGACGGGACGGAGATCGAAGTGGAATACTACGGGAAGAGGCTGTGA